A section of the Fusobacterium sp. genome encodes:
- the nfsB gene encoding oxygen-insensitive NAD(P)H nitroreductase: MDILNVLKTRYSTKVFDKTKKLTEEQISQLEDLLQLSPSSTNIQPWYFILTTSDEGKKRITKSSQGFYSFNEQKILDASAVIIFASQIDLTEEHLNKVLEKEDADGRFIKKEFKEQNRSGKSVFANMHKFDYKDFQHWTDKQLYLNLGNFLLGVAALGLDAVPMEGFDFKVADEEFGLRKKGYSSSIIVAVGYHSENDFNKNLPKSRLSKKDIIERV; this comes from the coding sequence ATGGATATTTTAAATGTATTAAAAACACGTTACTCAACAAAGGTATTTGACAAAACTAAAAAACTAACTGAAGAACAAATCTCTCAGCTTGAAGATTTACTTCAGCTTTCTCCATCTTCAACAAATATTCAGCCTTGGTATTTTATTCTTACTACAAGTGATGAAGGTAAAAAAAGGATTACTAAAAGTTCACAAGGTTTTTACTCCTTTAATGAACAAAAAATTTTAGATGCAAGTGCAGTTATTATTTTTGCTTCACAGATTGATTTAACAGAGGAGCATCTTAATAAAGTTCTTGAAAAAGAAGATGCTGACGGAAGATTTATAAAAAAGGAATTTAAAGAACAAAATCGTAGTGGAAAAAGTGTTTTTGCCAATATGCATAAATTTGACTATAAAGATTTTCAGCACTGGACAGATAAGCAGTTGTATCTCAACTTAGGTAACTTCTTACTTGGTGTAGCTGCTCTTGGACTAGATGCAGTTCCAATGGAGGGTTTTGATTTTAAAGTAGCTGATGAAGAATTTGGACTTCGTAAAAAGGGCTATAGCTCATCAATCATTGTAGCAGTTGGTTACCATAGTGAAAATGATTTTAATAAAAACTTACCTAAATCAAGGCTTTCTAAAAAAGATATTATAGAAAGAGTTTAA